The DNA region TATTGTTATAGTGTTTAATTCTTACGATCAAACTTCCGCGCCAGCGATAGGAGCGGAAATCCTTTCCTTATTCATAACAATTGTTATCTAGAAACAGATCGGAAAGATTGGAGCGGATAGCGCGGTCGGTTTTAGAAAAAATATTGATCGACTAACCAATTCGAGGCGCCCAATCAATTAAAAAAATACTTCTATTAACCAAGCGACGAGGCGTCACTTATAGGTAACCATGGATGACACAAACTCGCGAGTCAAAATAGGAATCCTTTTACGGTAACGGTATTCCTTCTTTTTTCAATAGTTTTAAAAAATCTGATTCCGATACCAAAGTAACTCCAAGTTCGGTTGCTTTTTCCAGTTTGGAGCCGGCGCCAGGGCCATAGAGTAGGTGAGTGGTTTTGGAAGAAACACCGGAGACTTTTTTACCACCGTGTTTTGTAATGAGATCCATTGCGACATCACGCGGTTGGAAGTTTTCGAAACTTCCTGTCACACACCAACTTTGACCAACAAATGGTTGTAAGTCGCTTTTTTCCGTTTCGTCCGCTTGGAATTTAAGACCGAGTTTGATGAGAGTGCTTACGAGTTTTAAAGTTTCTTTGTCTTTTAGGTGAGTGAGTAAGGCATCAATGGTTCTTGGGCCAATTCCATGAATGGAAGTTAGTTCCTCTTCTGCATTTTTAGATTTGGCAAGCGTGACTAGTTTCTCCCAAGAATCAAATCCATGTTCAATGAGAATTTCTGTGACCTTGGGACCAACTTCATTTAGTCCGATGGAAGGTAGGGTAAATCGAAAATCCTTTTCTTTCGATTTTTCGATCGCATCAAAAATGATTTTTACAGACTTATCACCGAATCCATCTAACTCAAGTATGGTGTCTTTGTATTTGTTGAGTGTATATAAGTCTGGAATGTCTTTGACCCAACCTTTTTCAAAAAAGATCTGAATTTGTCTTTCTCCGAGTCCTTCGATGTTCATTTGTTTTTTGGAACAAAAAAATATGAGTTGGTTTAGTTTGCGTTCTGGGCAATTGCGATTGGTGCAGAAAAAATCAACGGAATCGTCTACTTTTGTTAGTTTGGTATTACATGCGGGACATTCTTTAGGTAATACAAAAACTGATTTTGGAGGGACCGTTACTTTTTCCACAGCGGGAATGATTTCACCGCGTTTGGAGATAAGAACTTTTGCTCCGATTCCTGCACCCAGTTGGTCGATATAGTCTTGGTTGTGTAAGGTGGCGTAGGTGACAGTGGTTCCGGCAAGGGAAATTGGTGTTACCTTGGCCCTTGGTGTGATTTTCCCTGTTCGGCCAATGGCAAAATCAATTTCTTCAATTGTGGTTTCTTTGAGTAAGGCATCAAACTTGAAGGCACGAGCCCAACGAGGCGACTGGCTTGTTTCCCCTAAACTTTCACGAAGGTTGAGATCATCTAGTTTGATGACAAGTCCATCCACAGGGAATGGCATTTTATCTTTTTTCTTTTTGAAGGATTCAATTTCTTTGAGGAGAGTTTTTCCGGTGATGATTGTGGAATCGGGAGCCAGAGGAAACTTTTCTTTTTTTAATAAAGTGATGATGTCTTTGTGTTTGTTAATCCCTTTTCTGGAAGAAGAAAAATATACATCATATACATAAATTCGTAACGGTCGTTTGGCGACGTCTTGCGGATCTTTTTGTTTGATAGAACCTGCCGCTAAATTCCTTGGGTTTGCAAATTTTCCGCCATATTCTTCGTTAAATTCTTCGAAATCGGCGAAGGTCATAAAAATTTCCCCTCGCACCGAAATGGTTAGTGGTGTGGAAAGTGTTTGCGGAATGGATTCAATGGTTTTGACATTTTCAGTAACAATGTCACCAATCCCGCCGGATCCCCTAGTTACGCAGTGTGTGAGTTTTCCATTTTCATAGTATAACAAGATTGAGGCGCCATCAATTTTCCATTCTAGGGAATAAAGTTCATCGATACCGGTTTTTTCCAACCATTCCGAGAGTTCGGTTTCATTATAAGTGTTCTCTAAGGATAAAACTGGAACTTTGTGTTTGAATTTACTAAATTGTGGAGAGAGGTCTGATCCTACTTGTAATGTAGGAGAAGAGGCAACCACCAAGTCGGGGTTAGCTTTTTCAAGAGATTGTAACTCTTTAACCAAAAGATCAAACTCTTTGTCTGAAATTTTAGGAGTATTTTTTTTATAATAGAGATCGTTATGTTTTTGGATCTCTTTTCGAAGTTCTGCGACTCGTTTGGCAGGATTTTCTTTCTTAGGCAATCAGTAAACTCCTGCTTGCATGTATTGTTCAGGATCTGTTTTTCCTTCTTCGGAAATAAAAATTTCGTAATGTAAGTGAGGGCCAGTTACGTTTCCTGTCGCACCCAC from Leptospira noumeaensis includes:
- the ligA gene encoding NAD-dependent DNA ligase LigA — protein: MPKKENPAKRVAELRKEIQKHNDLYYKKNTPKISDKEFDLLVKELQSLEKANPDLVVASSPTLQVGSDLSPQFSKFKHKVPVLSLENTYNETELSEWLEKTGIDELYSLEWKIDGASILLYYENGKLTHCVTRGSGGIGDIVTENVKTIESIPQTLSTPLTISVRGEIFMTFADFEEFNEEYGGKFANPRNLAAGSIKQKDPQDVAKRPLRIYVYDVYFSSSRKGINKHKDIITLLKKEKFPLAPDSTIITGKTLLKEIESFKKKKDKMPFPVDGLVIKLDDLNLRESLGETSQSPRWARAFKFDALLKETTIEEIDFAIGRTGKITPRAKVTPISLAGTTVTYATLHNQDYIDQLGAGIGAKVLISKRGEIIPAVEKVTVPPKSVFVLPKECPACNTKLTKVDDSVDFFCTNRNCPERKLNQLIFFCSKKQMNIEGLGERQIQIFFEKGWVKDIPDLYTLNKYKDTILELDGFGDKSVKIIFDAIEKSKEKDFRFTLPSIGLNEVGPKVTEILIEHGFDSWEKLVTLAKSKNAEEELTSIHGIGPRTIDALLTHLKDKETLKLVSTLIKLGLKFQADETEKSDLQPFVGQSWCVTGSFENFQPRDVAMDLITKHGGKKVSGVSSKTTHLLYGPGAGSKLEKATELGVTLVSESDFLKLLKKEGIPLP